The DNA sequence CCACGCGAGGTGCCCAGGTAGCTGGCGATGGCACGACGTAAGGGCAGCGCGCCGCGCACGTCCCGGTGGGCCAGCATGTCGCGCCACGAGCGCTGCCAGCGGCGGTGCAGCAGCCGTCCCCATAGCTCGCCGGGGAAGGCATCCAGCGCGGGCGTGCCCAACTGGAAGGCCCGCAGCATGGGGCGGGACCACTCGGGTCCGAAGGGTGGCGTGAGTGACGCCAGGTGGCTGCCCCGGCGAGACAGCGCGGGCGCGCGCGGATCCCTCGGTGCTCGCGGGCTGGCGCGGGCGCGGTGGAGGAGTCGCTCGGGCAGCTCGGTGGCGACGTAGGTGCCGGAGCCCGCGCGCCCCTCCAGGTATCCCTCCGCGAGGAGCTGCGCGTAGGCGTTCATCACCGTGTTGCGCGACAGGTCCAGCTCGTCCGCGAGCGCGCGCGAGGACGGCAGCCGTGAGCCCGGAGCGAGCCGCCGCTCGAGGATGGCCGAGTGCAGCGCGCGCACGAGCTGCTGTTGGAGCGGCGCGCCGGATGACGCATCCAGCACCAGCGTCGTGGCCATGAGGGCGGGGCGCTTGCGCGGTCCGCGGCGACGGGGAGCAGAGGGGCTCATGTCAGGCGAACGTTCCAGGCCGACGAGGGGCGGTCATGGGGCGGGGCGCCGCATGCACTCGCGGTGGCGAGCGCGCGGTCGCGAGGCTATTCGATGCCAGCTCGACAGCACGGGAGGATGACATGCTCTGGTGGATGTTCTGGCTGAACCCGACGCCCGCGCCCGCATCCGCACGCAACCGGAAGTCGGAGCGAGAGCCCTCGCGAGAGGCGACCCCGAAGCGCCCGAGGCGGAAATCTCCACGCGGTCGCATCCCCGCGGCCGTCCCGCCGAGGAAGGCCCGCGTCCCCCGCGAGGCCACTCGGCCCTGAGTGTCGCGATGCCCTCTAGCGGCCCTCTCCGTCCCACACGTTCGCGCGCCCTTCCAAGGGGCCGTGCTGGGGGCGGACGACGCAGAAGCGGTGACCGGTGGGCGCCTCCATCACCCACCAGCGCTTGACGTACGCGATGCGCCTGGCGCCGAGTGCTTCCAGTCGCTCCACCTCGGCGTCCAGGTCGTCTGCCTCGATGTCCAGGTGGATGCGGCTGGGGTGGTCCACGCGCTGGAGCAGCAGGCCGGGTTCATCTCCGCGCGGGGCCAGCTCGCGATACGTGGGGCTGTCCGGGGACGCGGGCGTCGCGGGGCGACCGAGCGCCTGACTCCAGAAGGTGGTCGCGGCGTCCAGGTCCTGCGTCTGACAGTCGATGACGAAGTTCGAGAGGCGGCTGTGGTGCAAGAAGTTCCTCCGGTGTTCGGTCGAGGCGCGTCCTCGGGCGGGGGAGAGGGATACACCGGATGGGCCTGCGCGTGGGACCCGAGCCATCCAAAATGCTGATGGCGCATCCCACCTTGTGTCTGGTTTCGCGAGCCCCCCGGCCGCACCTTGGCTCGCATGCGTCCCTCCGATTGGGTGTCCTCCGAGTCCGTTGAGCCTCCCTGTCCCACCGCACCGCCCGCGAGCCGCCTGGGCCGCGTGCTGGTGCCCCTGGGTGCGGCCGTGTGCCTGCTGCCTTTCGTGTCCACCTCCATGGCGCTGGTGGCGGGGCTCGTCGTCGCGGTGACGGTGGGCAATCCCCATGCGGCCCTCACTCGGCGGGCGACGCAGGCGCTCCTGTCCCTCTCCGTGGTGGGGCTGGGCGCGGGCATGGACCTGCGCGCCGTGGTGGCGGCGGGAGCGCACGGCGCGGGGGACACGGTGGTGGGCATCGCGGTGTGCCTGGCGCTGGGCGCGCTGCTGACTCGGCTGCTCCGCGTGGTGCCGGGGACGGGCTTGCTCATCAGCGTGGGCACGGCCATCTGCGGGGGCAGCGCCATCGCCGCGGTGGCGCCGGTGCTGCGCGCGAAGGATGACGAGGTGTCGGTGGCGCTGGGCACGGTGTTCCTGCTCAACGCGGTGGCGCTGCTCGTCTTCCCCGTCGTGGGGCGCGCGGTGGGGCTGGACGCGGAGCGCTTCGGCCTGTGGTGCGCGCTGGCCATCCACGACACCAGCTCCGTCGTGGGCGCCGCGATGAGCTATGGGCAGAGCGCCCTGGCCGTGGCCACGCCCGTCAAGCTGGCGCGCGCGCTGTGGATCGTCCCGCTCACGCTGGGGTTGGGACTGTGGCGCTCTCGCCGAGACGGCGGTGGGGCCGCGTCCGCGGGACGGGCGAAGCGTCCCTGGTTCATCCTCGGCTTCCTGGGCGCGGCGGCGCTGGTGACGGCGGTGCCGGTGCTTCGGCCCGTGGGGCAGGGCGTGGCGGCCGTGGCGCGCCAGACGCTGGTGCTGACGCTGTTCCTGATTGGCGCCAACCTGACGCGCGGTGCCCTGCGCGCGGTGGGCCTGCGTCCGCTCGTGTTGGGCGTGGTGCTGTGGGGGGTGATGGCCAGCGCGAGCCTGGGCGCGCTCGTCTCGGGCCTCATCGCCTGAGCCGTCCCCTGCGCCATCCCCTGAGCCATCAGGGCAACAGGAGCGGTGGCGCGAGGCGCGCGTGTCGCAGGAAGCGCCCCGCGATGCCGGAGGGCGCGTCCACCGGCAGGGCCCACGACAGGGCCCGTGGGATGTGCAGGCCCGGAATGGGCAGCACGCGCAGGCGCCCCTGGGCCAGCTCCGCCTGGATGCTCCAGCGCGACAGGAAGCCCACGCCCAGGCCCAGCGCCACCGCGCCTTTGATTGCCTCGGTGCTGCCGAGCTGGAGGTCTCCGGACCTCGCACCTCGCCTCACGCCCTCGCGCCGCAGCGCTCGCTCCAGCACCGCGCGCGTTCCCGAGCCTGGCTCGCGCCACACGAGCGGCACGGTGCGCAGCGCCTGCACGTCCCGCACGCGTTGGAGCGAGGCCGGCGCGCGCGCCGAGACGACGGGCACCAGCTCATCCTCCAGATAGCGCTCCAGTCGGATGCCGGCGGCGCGGGCGTGGCCCTCCACGAGCCCCAGCGGGACGCGCCCCTCGGTGAGCCACCCCAGCACCTGCTCCGTGTTGCCCACCTCCAGGCGCACCGTGAGGCCCGGGTGCCCGGCGAGGAAGGACGCGAGCAACTCCGGCACCACCGAGCTGGCCAAGGTGGTGCTCGCGGCCAGCGCCAGCTCGCCCGTGAGGTCCTCCGTCGCGGGCGCGAGCGTCAGCGCGGCCTCCTCCAGGAGCTCGTGC is a window from the Myxococcaceae bacterium JPH2 genome containing:
- a CDS encoding VOC family protein, with amino-acid sequence MHHSRLSNFVIDCQTQDLDAATTFWSQALGRPATPASPDSPTYRELAPRGDEPGLLLQRVDHPSRIHLDIEADDLDAEVERLEALGARRIAYVKRWWVMEAPTGHRFCVVRPQHGPLEGRANVWDGEGR
- a CDS encoding putative sulfate exporter family transporter encodes the protein MRPSDWVSSESVEPPCPTAPPASRLGRVLVPLGAAVCLLPFVSTSMALVAGLVVAVTVGNPHAALTRRATQALLSLSVVGLGAGMDLRAVVAAGAHGAGDTVVGIAVCLALGALLTRLLRVVPGTGLLISVGTAICGGSAIAAVAPVLRAKDDEVSVALGTVFLLNAVALLVFPVVGRAVGLDAERFGLWCALAIHDTSSVVGAAMSYGQSALAVATPVKLARALWIVPLTLGLGLWRSRRDGGGAASAGRAKRPWFILGFLGAAALVTAVPVLRPVGQGVAAVARQTLVLTLFLIGANLTRGALRAVGLRPLVLGVVLWGVMASASLGALVSGLIA
- a CDS encoding LysR family transcriptional regulator, with the translated sequence MSVRLDPRRLETFRVVATTGQVSAASRLLHLSQPAVTAQVRQLERECGQPLLVRTARGVRVNEAGRVLLDYARRMHELLEEAALTLAPATEDLTGELALAASTTLASSVVPELLASFLAGHPGLTVRLEVGNTEQVLGWLTEGRVPLGLVEGHARAAGIRLERYLEDELVPVVSARAPASLQRVRDVQALRTVPLVWREPGSGTRAVLERALRREGVRRGARSGDLQLGSTEAIKGAVALGLGVGFLSRWSIQAELAQGRLRVLPIPGLHIPRALSWALPVDAPSGIAGRFLRHARLAPPLLLP